TTTTTTGCATACCTACTATACCTACATATTGCAAGAGATCTATGAATTCTTTCTCCCTGGTGGTATAATAGGTATGGTAGATATTTTGCAACCTTGGGTCTGCCTGTTTAAGCGCTGTGCTTGAAGGCAGGGCCCCAGGTTTTTTCTTTAGTGTATTCAAGTAGTGCTCTATTTTTATTGACCATTCGTTAAATCCGTATATTCGCTCATGTTCGGCAATTTTTACATTGTCATAATAGCAAAGTATTTTATGCGAATATATTTTTGTAAATATGATTTTACCGACATAAGCATCCGGTACAGAATAATGACATGAGTCTATAACTATTGTTGAATATTTATCTGCCCGCAAGTCTTCACATCTTGCTGCATCAAATGGTGGTAATTGCGGCAGCAAATACGGTCTCTCTTCTTCAAGTATCTCTGCAGGTGACTTATTGTCTTTTAAATGATTTTTTGTATTATTCAGCTTTTTACATACTTCATAAAGATAGTTATTAGCTTCTTCCAATGAGTCAAAGTAGTCTTTATTAGAAAATGCCTTTCTTCTTATAAATTCTACGCTTCTTTCAACGTGTCCTTTTTCATTGCCTCGATATGTATTGCAAAATCTAAATTTAAAGCAGTAATATATTGATAGTTTTAAAAGTCCTTTTGTTGGTTCTTTTTCACTCCTTCCTACAAATTTTTTAACCATAACTTTTGCATTGTCATATACTACAGTATGATAAACGCCTTTTATATCTTCAAAGAATGATACATGTGCTTCTTGAAAGCATGAAGTATCTTGTTTTGGAAAAAGTTTTGCAAATCTGTAATTGCCTTTGGCACTTGTAAATACCGCCATCTGAAATGTTTTTAACTCGCTTTTTATAAATAATTTGACTTCACCCCAGTCGAATTCACACACATCTCCAAGTTGATATTCCGCCTTTATATATGCTTCTTTTTGCTCATTTAATATCTTATTTATTGCTTGGCAAACGGATGTATAACCTATGTCATAGCCTTCTTCTCTTAAGGCATTATATATATCAATTTTCTTTT
This portion of the Thermoanaerobacterium sp. RBIITD genome encodes:
- the istA gene encoding IS21 family transposase encodes the protein MELISLKDKQEIILSYIRDGKSQRQISRETGIDRKVIRKYIKKYEEKRRDLINEWKIDVNTDIQEIIDDIVEKPKYNIENRHKIKLTEEVINRIKFYLRENEQKRYLGQSKQQKKKIDIYNALREEGYDIGYTSVCQAINKILNEQKEAYIKAEYQLGDVCEFDWGEVKLFIKSELKTFQMAVFTSAKGNYRFAKLFPKQDTSCFQEAHVSFFEDIKGVYHTVVYDNAKVMVKKFVGRSEKEPTKGLLKLSIYYCFKFRFCNTYRGNEKGHVERSVEFIRRKAFSNKDYFDSLEEANNYLYEVCKKLNNTKNHLKDNKSPAEILEEERPYLLPQLPPFDAARCEDLRADKYSTIVIDSCHYSVPDAYVGKIIFTKIYSHKILCYYDNVKIAEHERIYGFNEWSIKIEHYLNTLKKKPGALPSSTALKQADPRLQNIYHTYYTTREKEFIDLLQYVGIVGMQKILDAIEKLRKIDPIDITTDKIKIICERKVDEYIEKTKTNNEIEDKSKEMLKEFGNLIPKEAENFKEEAVI